The Corythoichthys intestinalis isolate RoL2023-P3 chromosome 1, ASM3026506v1, whole genome shotgun sequence genome has a segment encoding these proteins:
- the lingo1b gene encoding leucine-rich repeat and immunoglobulin-like domain-containing nogo receptor-interacting protein 1-B — MTVLVHNRMVSAEAGGHSYLVACWQPILVLMLGTVLSGSTTGCPSRCDCNAQERSVVCHRKRLATFPEGIPTETKLLDLSKNRLKLLGPEEFINYPQLEELQLNENIISSIESGAFSNLVNLRNLGLRNNQLKLIQLGVFTGLNNLTQLDISENKIVILLDYMFQELYNLRVLEVGDNDLVFISPRSFHGLSNLETLNIEGYKLSSVPTDALSHLHNLLSLRLRYLNITAIRDYSFKRLYRLRVLEISQMPSLDTMTPKCLFGINLTSLAITNCNLTAIPYQAISHLRYLRFLNLSFNPIRTVEGNQLHNLQKLQAFHLAGGRLIAIEPYSFRGLNHLHILNVSSNVLSTLEESVFHSVGNLETLSLHNNPLACDCRLLWVFRRRWRLNFNRQQPICASPVVVQGKEFKDFPDVLPSDYFICQKSKIVDNKVQESHVDEGTTVSFTCQAEGEPVPVIMWLSPKKEYITTKTVGSRLSVADDGRLEVRYAQIQDNGTYLCIASNAAGNDTKVAHLFVHSYSPNWPHQPNKTFAFISNQPSEESANVTRTTIQFPFDVKTLIIATTMGFISFLGVVLFCLVILFLWSRGKDNTKPSIEVEYVPRKEETEEASPSETPIQFNMKIM; from the exons ATGACAGTCCTG GTTCACAATAGGATGGTCTCTGCTGAGGCAGGGGGGCACAGCTACTTAGTGGCGTGCTGGCAACCCATCCTAGTCCTGATGCTGGGCACTGTCCTCTCTGGTTCAACCACAGGATGCCCATCCCGATGTGACTGCAATGCCCAAGAGCGCTCAGTCGTGTGTCATCGAAAACGATTGGCTACTTTCCCTGAAGGCATCCCCACTGAAACAAAGCTCCTGGATCTGAGCAAGAATCGTCTAAAACTTCTTGGGCCAGAGGAATTTATTAACTATCCACAACTGGAGGAACTCCAATTGAATGAAAACATTATTTCGTCCATTGAGTCCGGGGCTTTTAGCAATCTTGTGAATCTACGGAATCTCGGGTTACGAAACAACCAGCTAAAGCTCATTCAGCTCGGGGTGTTCACAGGCCTTAACAACCTCACACAGCTGGATATTAGCGAGAACAAAATTGTCATTCTGTTGGACTACATGTTCCAAGAGCTCTACAACTTGAGGGTATTGGAAGTCGGTGACAATGACCTTGTTTTCATCTCACCACGATCGTTTCATGGCCTCAGCAATCTTGAAACCCTCAACATTGAAGGTTACAAGCTGTCCTCAGTGCCCACTGATGCCCTGAGCCATCTGCACAACCTGCTGTCACTTCGATTACGGTATCTGAACATTACTGCCATTAGGGATTACTCTTTTAAGCGGTTATATAGGCTACGAGTTCTAGAAATATCACAGATGCCTTCCCTGGATACCATGACGCCAAAATGCTTGTTTGGAATCAACCTAACATCTTTAGCGATCACAAATTGTAATCTTACTGCCATCCCTTACCAAGCTATCAGTCACCTGAGATATTTACGCTTTCTAAATCTGTCTTTCAATCCCATTCGTACAGTTGAAGGGAACCAACTTCACAATTTACAAAAACTTCAGGCTTTTCATTTGGCTGGTGGCAGATTAATTGCCATTGAGCCTTACTCTTTCCGAGGTCTAAATCATCTGCACATTCTAAATGTTTCTAGTAATGTATTGAGCACTCTGGAGGAATCTGTCTTCCACTCAGTGGGTAATTTGGAAACCCTGTCTTTGCATAACAACCCCTTGGCCTGCGACTGTCGCTTGCTCTGGGTTTTCCGCCGTCGGTGGAGATTAAACTTTAATAGACAGCAGCCCATCTGCGCGTCACCTGTTGTGGTGCAGGGAAAGGAATTCAAGGACTTTCCAGATGTCCTGCCTTCTGATTATTTCATCTGCCAGAAATCAAAGATTGTGGACAACAAGGTTCAAGAAAGCCATGTGGACGAAGGAACTACAGTCAGTTTTACTTGCCAAGCTGAGGGTGAGCCTGTACCAGTCATTATGTGGCTTTCTCCTAAGAAAGAATACATCACCACTAAAACTGTGGGTTCAAGACTTTCTGTAGCCGATGATGGCAGACTAGAGGTTCGTTATGCCCAAATCCAAGACAACGGGACCTATTTGTGCATTGCAAGCAATGCGGCAGGCAATGACACCAAAGTTGCTCATCTTTTTGTACATAGCTACTCTCCTAATTGGCCCCATCAACCAAACAAGACATTTGCCTTTATTTCTAACCAACCCAGCGAAGAAAGTGCGAATGTGACCCGGACCACAATTCAGTTTCCATTTGATGTTAAAACCTTAATTATTGCAACCACAATGGGGTTCATCTCATTTCTTGGCGTTGTACTCTTCTGTCTTGTAATTCTATTCCTCTGGAGCAGAGGGAAAGACAACACAAAACCAAGTATAGAGGTTGAGTATGTGCCCCGCAAAGAAGAAACAGAAGAGGCAAGTCCATCTGAGACCCCCATACAATTCAACATGAAGATCATGTGA